The Chryseobacterium geocarposphaerae genome window below encodes:
- the ilvB gene encoding biosynthetic-type acetolactate synthase large subunit, with the protein MNNTISQIENIELEQPKSVEISGSKAVLEALLQENVDTIFGYPGGAIMPIYDALYDYSEKLKHILVRHEQGAIHAAQGFARTSGKTGVVFATSGPGATNLVTGLADAMIDSNPIVCITGQVFASLLGTDAFQETDVINITTPVTKWNYQVTDATEIPEAIAKAFHIASTGRPGPVLIDITKNAQLQLFEYSGYKKCNHIRSYRPEPEIRNEYIEQAAELINQAKKPFVLFGQGVILGKAEEEFKAFIEKINLPAAATVMGLSALPTNHKLHVGMLGMHGNYAPNVMTNECDVLIAVGMRFDDRVTGRLDKYAKQAKIIHLDIDPAEIDKNVKTTVPVWGNCKKTLPMLTALLKENDHSAWLEKFRELEKEEIKEVITEELNPTTDVMTMGEVIKVLNELTNGDAIITTDVGQHQMVACRYANFNNSKSSVTSGGLGTMGFGLPAAIGAWYGAPEKTVVAIIGDGGFQMTLQELGTIMQFGAKVKILILNNEFLGMVRQWQQLFHDRRYSFVNITSPDFVAVAKGYYIDGQKISERKDLKTALETMLNHDRAYLLEVMVGKENNVFPMVAQGTSVSEIRLK; encoded by the coding sequence ATGAACAATACCATTTCACAAATAGAAAATATAGAATTAGAACAGCCAAAATCGGTAGAAATATCCGGTTCAAAAGCTGTTTTGGAAGCGCTATTACAAGAAAACGTTGATACGATTTTCGGTTATCCCGGTGGCGCAATTATGCCGATTTATGATGCTTTGTACGACTATTCCGAAAAACTGAAACACATTTTGGTTCGTCACGAGCAAGGTGCCATTCACGCTGCACAGGGATTTGCAAGAACTTCCGGAAAAACGGGGGTTGTATTTGCAACCAGTGGTCCGGGAGCAACCAATCTGGTGACAGGTTTAGCGGATGCAATGATAGACAGCAATCCGATTGTCTGTATTACAGGTCAGGTTTTTGCCTCACTTTTGGGAACGGATGCTTTCCAGGAAACTGATGTCATCAATATCACAACGCCGGTTACAAAATGGAATTATCAGGTAACCGATGCAACCGAAATCCCGGAAGCAATTGCCAAAGCTTTTCATATCGCAAGTACTGGTCGACCAGGTCCGGTTTTGATTGATATTACCAAAAATGCTCAATTACAATTATTCGAATATTCGGGGTATAAAAAATGCAATCATATCAGAAGTTACCGCCCGGAGCCGGAAATCAGAAATGAATATATCGAACAGGCTGCAGAATTGATTAATCAGGCAAAAAAGCCATTTGTTTTGTTTGGACAAGGGGTGATTTTGGGAAAAGCCGAAGAAGAATTCAAAGCATTTATTGAAAAAATCAATCTTCCGGCTGCGGCAACTGTAATGGGATTGAGTGCGCTTCCAACAAACCATAAACTACACGTCGGAATGCTGGGAATGCACGGCAATTACGCACCCAATGTAATGACCAACGAATGTGATGTTCTGATTGCAGTCGGAATGCGTTTCGATGATAGGGTTACAGGTCGTTTGGATAAGTATGCAAAACAGGCAAAAATCATTCATCTTGATATTGACCCGGCCGAAATTGATAAAAATGTGAAGACCACCGTTCCGGTTTGGGGAAATTGTAAAAAGACACTTCCGATGCTGACGGCGCTTCTCAAAGAAAACGACCATTCAGCTTGGTTGGAAAAATTCCGTGAGTTGGAAAAGGAAGAAATCAAAGAAGTAATTACAGAAGAACTGAATCCCACAACCGATGTAATGACAATGGGAGAAGTCATCAAAGTTCTTAATGAGCTGACAAATGGCGATGCAATAATCACAACCGATGTTGGTCAGCATCAGATGGTTGCCTGTCGTTATGCAAATTTCAATAATTCTAAATCCAGCGTTACATCAGGCGGATTGGGAACAATGGGATTTGGTTTGCCGGCCGCAATCGGAGCTTGGTATGGTGCACCGGAAAAAACAGTGGTTGCAATCATTGGAGATGGCGGATTCCAGATGACATTGCAGGAATTAGGAACCATTATGCAGTTCGGAGCGAAGGTCAAAATCCTGATTCTAAATAATGAATTCCTCGGAATGGTAAGACAATGGCAACAGCTGTTCCACGACAGGCGTTACTCTTTTGTAAATATCACGAGCCCGGATTTCGTAGCCGTTGCAAAAGGTTATTACATCGACGGACAAAAAATATCAGAAAGGAAAGACCTCAAAACAGCTTTGGAAACAATGCTCAATCACGATCGTGCTTATCTTTTGGAAGTAATGGTTGGAAAAGAAAATAATGTTTTTCCAATGGTAGCACAAGGAACCTCGGTTTCAGAAATTCGATTAAAATAA
- the ilvN gene encoding acetolactate synthase small subunit has translation MEKQEFTITLYTENSVGLIGRISGIFSRRKINIESLNTSPSEVEGIHRFTILINETEEVVRKLCRQLEKQIDILKAYFNTDDEIVWQEQALYKVPANVVTEKVYVERLLRQYGASTVVIRQDYIVFETAGHREEIDRLTEELNKYGLIEFVRGARIAIIKNSAGIHEKVLEFEKREPSPELIENEYLDKRDDVFTM, from the coding sequence ATGGAAAAACAAGAATTTACCATCACATTATACACCGAAAATTCTGTTGGATTAATTGGCAGAATTTCAGGGATTTTTTCACGAAGAAAAATCAATATCGAGAGTTTGAATACATCTCCTTCCGAGGTGGAAGGTATTCACAGATTCACAATTCTCATTAATGAAACCGAAGAAGTCGTAAGAAAACTTTGCCGTCAGCTGGAAAAGCAAATCGACATTCTGAAAGCTTATTTCAATACAGATGATGAGATTGTCTGGCAGGAACAGGCACTTTACAAAGTCCCCGCAAATGTGGTGACAGAAAAGGTCTATGTAGAACGATTGCTTCGTCAGTATGGCGCATCTACAGTTGTAATTCGTCAGGATTACATCGTTTTTGAAACGGCAGGACATCGGGAAGAAATCGACCGGTTAACTGAAGAGCTCAACAAATACGGACTCATCGAATTCGTGCGTGGAGCAAGAATCGCTATCATCAAAAACAGCGCAGGAATCCACGAAAAAGTCCTCGAGTTTGAAAAAAGAGAACCATCTCCCGAACTTATTGAAAACGAATATCTCGATAAAAGAGACGATGTTTTCACAATGTAA
- the ilvD gene encoding dihydroxy-acid dehydratase produces MSENLNKYSKTLTKDPTQPATQAMFYGIGFQKEDFDKAQIGIASMGYDGNTCNMHLNGLAEIVKKGVKEQNLVGLMFHTIGISDGMTNGTDGMRYSLVSRDIIADSIEAVCAGQYYDGLITVPGCDKNMPGSLMAMARLDRPSIMVYGGSIAPGHYKGQDLNIVSAFEALGNKIAGKISEEDFQGVIQNSCPSAGACGGMYTANTMASAIEALGMSLPYSSSYPALSREKKEECQFAGHYIKILLEKDIKPSDIMTPKAFENALRLIMILGGSTNAVLHFIAIAKSIGYDLTLDDFQRISDETPFLADLKPSGKYLMEDLHKVGGVPAVMKYLLDLGLLHGDCLTVTGKTIAENLEHVTSIIDRQQNIIHDIKNPIKETGHIRIMYGNLAEKGSVAKITGKEGAYFKGTAIVFDGEKEFIKGIEDKKIQEGNVVVIKNEGPKGAPGMPEMLKPTSALMGSGLGKNVALITDGRFSGGTHGFVVGHITPEAFAGGLIGLIKDGDVIELDAEKNTINALLSDEEIAKRKAEFQQPEYKVKSGVLYKYAKSVADASQGCVTDL; encoded by the coding sequence ATGTCAGAAAATTTAAACAAATATTCCAAAACCCTCACCAAAGACCCTACCCAGCCTGCAACTCAGGCGATGTTTTACGGGATTGGTTTTCAAAAAGAAGATTTCGACAAAGCACAGATTGGAATTGCAAGTATGGGCTACGACGGAAATACTTGCAATATGCACCTCAATGGTCTTGCGGAGATTGTAAAAAAAGGGGTTAAAGAACAAAATCTTGTTGGATTAATGTTCCACACCATCGGAATCAGCGACGGAATGACCAACGGAACCGACGGAATGCGTTATTCACTCGTAAGTCGTGACATCATTGCAGATTCCATCGAAGCGGTTTGCGCAGGACAATATTATGATGGATTGATTACAGTTCCGGGTTGCGACAAAAATATGCCGGGTTCTCTGATGGCGATGGCTCGTCTCGACCGTCCTTCGATAATGGTTTATGGCGGAAGTATTGCACCGGGACATTACAAAGGCCAAGATTTGAATATCGTTTCAGCCTTCGAAGCGCTGGGAAATAAAATCGCAGGTAAAATTTCCGAAGAAGATTTTCAGGGTGTGATTCAAAATTCCTGTCCAAGTGCAGGAGCTTGTGGCGGAATGTACACAGCTAATACAATGGCTTCCGCAATCGAAGCACTCGGAATGAGTTTGCCTTATTCCTCGTCTTATCCGGCTCTCAGTCGTGAAAAAAAAGAAGAATGTCAGTTTGCCGGGCATTACATTAAAATTCTTTTAGAAAAAGACATTAAACCATCGGACATTATGACGCCAAAAGCGTTTGAAAATGCTTTGAGGCTGATTATGATTCTGGGTGGAAGTACCAATGCGGTTCTCCATTTTATAGCCATTGCAAAATCCATCGGATACGATTTGACTTTAGATGATTTCCAGAGAATAAGCGACGAAACGCCGTTTTTAGCCGACCTTAAACCAAGTGGTAAATATCTGATGGAAGACCTTCACAAAGTAGGCGGAGTTCCAGCCGTGATGAAATATCTATTGGATTTAGGCTTGCTTCACGGTGATTGTTTGACGGTTACGGGAAAAACCATTGCGGAAAATCTGGAACACGTCACTTCAATTATTGACAGACAGCAAAACATCATTCACGATATCAAAAATCCAATCAAAGAAACCGGACACATCAGAATTATGTACGGAAATCTTGCCGAGAAAGGTTCTGTTGCAAAAATCACAGGAAAAGAAGGCGCTTATTTCAAAGGAACGGCGATTGTTTTTGACGGAGAAAAAGAATTCATCAAAGGTATTGAAGATAAAAAAATTCAGGAAGGAAATGTCGTAGTGATTAAGAATGAAGGCCCAAAAGGCGCACCCGGAATGCCGGAAATGCTGAAACCGACTTCCGCTTTGATGGGTTCAGGTTTAGGTAAAAATGTCGCATTGATTACCGACGGAAGATTTTCAGGAGGAACGCACGGTTTCGTGGTCGGTCATATCACACCGGAAGCTTTTGCCGGAGGATTGATTGGCTTAATTAAAGATGGAGATGTGATTGAACTGGATGCTGAAAAAAATACCATCAACGCATTGTTGTCGGATGAAGAAATTGCCAAAAGAAAAGCCGAATTCCAACAACCTGAATACAAAGTGAAGAGCGGGGTATTATACAAATACGCCAAATCTGTAGCAGATGCCTCACAAGGCTGTGTCACCGATTTGTAA
- the ilvE gene encoding branched-chain-amino-acid transaminase translates to MYYNDDSVLFFDGEYVKAKEARTDLYGQSLHYGYAVFEGIKSYKTVNGTKIFKAEEHYDRLRKSAETMMMPFDYSTEEMVEATYKLLVINNLSNAYIRPIVICSPNMALSKGQKSYLVIEVWNWDNGYLANKMRIMTSSFERPNPKAFKVEAKVSGHYVNSILACQEAKDKGFDEALVLDADGNVAESSGANIFFEKDGKLFTPAKGSILPGITRATVFEICDNLGIPYEEKFFKPEEMQGTDAGFFCGTAAEIVALDSLDNIPFKLNWEDSLSSKIQTAYRHLVLEEDYSYLKSENLILEK, encoded by the coding sequence ATGTATTACAATGACGACAGTGTCCTCTTTTTTGATGGGGAATATGTGAAAGCAAAAGAAGCCAGGACCGATTTATATGGCCAATCTTTACACTACGGATATGCTGTTTTTGAAGGGATTAAATCTTATAAAACAGTCAACGGAACCAAAATTTTTAAGGCAGAGGAACATTACGACAGATTGAGAAAATCTGCCGAAACGATGATGATGCCTTTCGATTATTCTACCGAAGAAATGGTAGAAGCAACTTACAAATTATTGGTAATTAATAATCTGAGTAATGCATATATCCGTCCGATTGTCATTTGCTCTCCAAATATGGCATTATCAAAGGGACAAAAAAGTTATCTCGTCATCGAGGTTTGGAATTGGGACAACGGTTATCTTGCCAACAAAATGAGAATTATGACGTCTTCTTTTGAACGCCCAAATCCAAAAGCTTTCAAAGTGGAGGCAAAAGTGAGTGGTCATTATGTGAACTCGATTTTAGCTTGTCAGGAAGCTAAGGATAAAGGTTTTGACGAAGCGTTGGTCTTGGATGCTGACGGAAATGTAGCTGAAAGTTCAGGAGCCAATATCTTCTTTGAGAAAGACGGAAAACTTTTCACACCGGCAAAAGGAAGTATTCTTCCGGGAATCACAAGAGCAACAGTTTTTGAAATCTGTGATAATCTGGGAATCCCTTATGAAGAAAAATTTTTCAAACCGGAAGAAATGCAGGGTACAGATGCGGGCTTTTTCTGTGGAACAGCAGCCGAAATTGTAGCATTAGATTCTTTGGATAACATTCCTTTCAAACTGAACTGGGAAGACAGTTTATCATCGAAAATTCAAACGGCTTATCGCCATTTGGTGTTAGAAGAAGATTATTCATATCTGAAATCCGAAAATTTAATCTTAGAAAAATAA
- a CDS encoding sigma-54 interaction domain-containing protein, with translation MSKPSDPNAEMMKRLQEMQKEQLMISHLTKDFSIILDKKQLQFVIHKSFKTELGFNDCMIIKDVKGTIEILGGRIENQNYTTDQQLDRYLKNCLDSAEPLLFDLKELSPLPSCFTEAKNSGMRMAAGLGLPTVSESKNVLFLFYRSFISRDSIPERILNGISTQLSITLHNIDVQEQLKTFQGNIPDFPKEVEEEKKIGHGFHGIVGQSEAMQLIFEKISQVAPSQSNVIIFGETGTGKELIAQAVHELSEFSGKKMIRINCAAIPANLIESELFGHEKGSFTGATEQRKGKFEQAHNSTIFLDEIGELPLELQARLLRVLQEKEIERIGGNKRIKVNARIITATNRNLEKEVAEGRFRSDLFYRLNVFPIHLPALRERKEDIPLLADYFLEKLYPKTGKKMNGFSQNVVKMMIANPWLGNIRELENMIERSILTAKGDIIREMDFPKVINAQNTDQDVQVKTLHEFEKEYILKIIRKCNGRIFGETGAAKLLGLPPTTLISKMQKLGIEKKHYFRESE, from the coding sequence ATGAGTAAGCCTTCTGATCCCAATGCAGAAATGATGAAACGCCTGCAGGAAATGCAGAAAGAACAGCTTATGATTTCCCATTTAACCAAAGACTTTTCTATCATTTTAGATAAGAAACAGCTTCAGTTTGTTATCCATAAATCTTTCAAAACTGAACTGGGATTCAATGATTGTATGATTATCAAGGATGTAAAAGGAACTATTGAAATACTCGGCGGCCGGATTGAAAATCAGAACTATACCACAGATCAACAGCTTGACAGGTATTTAAAAAACTGTCTTGATTCCGCAGAACCGCTGCTTTTTGATCTTAAAGAACTATCACCTCTTCCTTCCTGTTTTACTGAAGCTAAAAATTCGGGAATGCGGATGGCTGCCGGATTGGGACTGCCGACTGTCAGTGAAAGTAAAAATGTACTTTTCCTTTTCTACAGAAGCTTTATTTCAAGAGACAGTATTCCGGAAAGGATTTTAAACGGCATTTCTACCCAGCTTTCCATTACCCTTCATAACATTGATGTTCAGGAGCAACTGAAAACATTTCAGGGAAATATCCCGGACTTTCCGAAAGAAGTTGAAGAAGAAAAGAAAATCGGGCACGGCTTTCATGGAATTGTGGGGCAAAGCGAAGCCATGCAGCTCATTTTCGAAAAAATCTCACAGGTAGCTCCATCGCAATCCAATGTGATTATCTTTGGAGAGACTGGTACGGGAAAAGAACTTATAGCACAGGCGGTTCATGAACTTTCAGAATTTTCGGGAAAGAAAATGATCAGGATAAACTGTGCGGCTATTCCTGCCAACTTAATAGAATCCGAATTGTTCGGGCATGAAAAAGGAAGTTTTACCGGAGCAACAGAACAAAGAAAAGGAAAGTTTGAGCAGGCTCACAACAGCACAATTTTTCTCGATGAAATTGGTGAACTTCCTCTGGAATTACAAGCGAGGCTTCTGAGGGTTCTTCAGGAAAAAGAAATTGAAAGAATCGGGGGCAACAAAAGAATAAAGGTTAATGCGCGGATCATTACGGCCACCAACAGGAATCTTGAAAAAGAAGTGGCAGAAGGCCGGTTCAGAAGTGATCTTTTTTACAGGTTGAATGTATTTCCTATCCATCTTCCTGCCTTACGGGAAAGAAAAGAGGATATTCCTTTGCTGGCAGATTATTTCCTTGAGAAATTATATCCGAAAACAGGCAAAAAGATGAATGGTTTTTCTCAGAACGTGGTCAAGATGATGATTGCTAATCCATGGCTGGGTAATATCCGTGAACTTGAAAATATGATTGAAAGAAGCATACTGACGGCAAAAGGAGATATCATCAGAGAAATGGATTTTCCAAAAGTTATTAACGCTCAAAATACAGATCAGGATGTTCAGGTTAAAACACTTCATGAATTTGAAAAGGAATATATTTTAAAAATAATCAGAAAATGTAACGGCCGTATTTTTGGCGAAACAGGCGCTGCAAAATTACTGGGATTGCCTCCAACCACGCTGATATCCAAAATGCAGAAACTTGGAATAGAAAAAAAACATTATTTCAGGGAATCTGAATAA
- the ilvC gene encoding ketol-acid reductoisomerase — MANYFNTLSLRDQLHQLGQAEFMDSSEFSDGVSALKGKKIVVVGCGAQGLNQGLNLRDSGLDVSYALRQEAIDQKRDSWKNATENNFKVGTYEELIPTADLVINLTPDKQHTSVINAVQPLMKQGATLSYSHGFNIVEEGMQIRKDLTVIMVAPKCPGSEVRAEYLRGFGVPTLIAVHPENDPQGKGWAEAKAYCVGTGGHKAGVLKSSFVAEVKSDLMGEQTILCGLLQTGSILSFDKMVEKGIDAGYASKLVQYGVEVITEALKHGGVSGMLDRLSNPAKLKAFELSEELKDIMRPLFQKHQDDIISGEFSKTMMEDWANGDANLLKWRAETGETAFEKTPAGDVKIEEQEYFDNYLLMSAFIRAGVELAFETMVEAGIKPESAYYESLHETPLIANTIARKKLFEMNRVISDTAEYGCYLFDQACKPLLADFMKSVDTDLVGKNYNEGKKASVDNAQLVYVNDVLRNHPVEIVGRKLRQAMTAMKSIKTV, encoded by the coding sequence ATGGCAAATTATTTCAATACCTTATCACTCAGAGACCAGTTGCATCAGTTAGGACAGGCGGAATTTATGGACAGTTCAGAGTTTTCTGATGGCGTTTCTGCATTGAAAGGAAAGAAAATCGTAGTGGTTGGTTGCGGAGCTCAGGGACTGAATCAAGGTCTGAATCTCAGAGACAGCGGACTGGACGTTTCTTACGCATTGCGTCAGGAAGCTATCGACCAAAAGAGAGATTCGTGGAAAAACGCAACCGAAAATAATTTCAAAGTCGGAACTTACGAAGAACTGATTCCCACTGCGGATTTGGTCATCAATTTAACGCCTGACAAGCAACACACTTCGGTAATCAATGCGGTTCAGCCTTTGATGAAACAGGGTGCGACTTTGTCCTATTCACACGGGTTCAATATCGTGGAAGAAGGGATGCAGATTCGTAAAGATTTGACGGTGATTATGGTCGCTCCAAAATGCCCGGGTTCCGAAGTTCGTGCCGAATATCTGCGAGGTTTCGGTGTTCCGACGCTGATTGCTGTTCATCCTGAAAATGACCCTCAGGGAAAAGGCTGGGCAGAAGCAAAAGCATATTGTGTAGGAACAGGCGGTCACAAAGCCGGTGTTTTGAAATCCTCTTTCGTGGCAGAAGTGAAGTCCGATTTGATGGGAGAACAGACGATTTTGTGCGGACTTTTGCAGACAGGTTCTATTCTTTCGTTTGACAAAATGGTCGAAAAAGGAATTGATGCAGGTTACGCTTCCAAATTGGTTCAATACGGTGTTGAGGTCATTACAGAAGCCTTGAAACACGGCGGTGTAAGCGGAATGCTGGACAGACTTTCTAACCCTGCGAAACTAAAAGCCTTTGAATTGTCAGAAGAACTGAAAGATATTATGCGTCCACTTTTCCAAAAGCACCAGGACGATATCATCTCCGGCGAATTTTCCAAAACAATGATGGAAGACTGGGCAAATGGAGATGCAAACTTATTGAAATGGCGTGCAGAAACAGGAGAAACAGCTTTTGAAAAAACACCGGCAGGCGATGTGAAAATCGAAGAGCAGGAATATTTTGACAATTATCTTTTGATGTCGGCCTTCATCAGAGCGGGTGTTGAATTAGCGTTTGAAACGATGGTTGAAGCCGGAATCAAGCCGGAATCCGCTTATTACGAATCGCTTCACGAAACCCCTTTGATTGCCAATACCATCGCACGAAAAAAACTGTTCGAGATGAATCGTGTGATTTCCGACACTGCAGAATACGGCTGTTACCTGTTCGACCAGGCTTGCAAACCTTTGTTGGCAGATTTTATGAAGTCGGTAGATACAGATTTGGTAGGTAAAAACTACAACGAAGGCAAAAAAGCTTCGGTTGACAACGCTCAATTGGTTTATGTGAACGATGTTTTGAGAAATCATCCGGTAGAAATTGTCGGCAGAAAACTCCGTCAGGCAATGACGGCGATGAAGTCCATCAAAACAGTTTAA
- a CDS encoding TMEM175 family protein translates to MEKETLRIEGFSDGVFAIAVTLLVLDLHFPEEHSIQNGNDLLVFLKNQWPAFLAFILSFFSIFIMWVNHHKIFKQIYSRNSAIMFANGLILFLVSAVSYPTALLARYFDGEASSVVVALYTGIFVLINLAYNLLWFLATRNKKLLRPGITDAAIKKIHNNYLYGLPIYVIALILSFWIPAVSLMIILGLWIFWALSSGKIEIGPDKYYSDSLK, encoded by the coding sequence ATGGAAAAAGAAACGCTCAGAATAGAAGGGTTCAGCGATGGTGTTTTTGCAATAGCCGTTACGCTTTTGGTGCTGGATCTTCACTTTCCTGAAGAACATTCAATACAGAACGGGAATGATCTGTTGGTCTTTCTGAAGAATCAGTGGCCGGCATTTCTGGCATTTATCCTTTCGTTTTTCAGTATTTTCATCATGTGGGTGAACCATCATAAGATTTTCAAACAGATCTACAGCAGAAATTCAGCGATTATGTTTGCCAACGGACTGATCCTTTTTCTGGTTTCAGCAGTTTCTTATCCTACCGCTTTGCTGGCAAGGTATTTTGATGGTGAAGCTTCCTCTGTTGTTGTAGCGCTTTATACCGGTATTTTTGTTCTGATCAATCTTGCTTACAATTTATTATGGTTTCTGGCTACCCGTAACAAAAAACTTTTGCGCCCGGGTATTACCGATGCTGCTATAAAAAAGATCCATAATAATTACCTGTACGGGCTTCCCATCTATGTTATTGCATTAATCCTGTCGTTCTGGATACCGGCGGTTTCTCTGATGATCATTTTAGGACTCTGGATTTTCTGGGCTTTATCTTCCGGGAAAATAGAAATTGGGCCTGACAAATATTATTCAGATTCCCTGAAATAA
- a CDS encoding ATP-binding cassette domain-containing protein, with the protein MSTPIIHISNLNFQYDKPILNHFNWEISSGECWMLGGLSGSGKTTLAKIISGEIKNFEGKVEVNFNENLNLKRKVLYVSNWFQFTNLEGDRNFYYQQRYNQFAKNDTLTVFAELNHFGKEENLDFGILKSYLEPFGFENFKNQQLIELSSGEHKKLQLLKALWLKPQILIIDQPYTGLDTKSRHFLNHAFDNLNQENVTLILINNDDEYPESVQYFVEIENGKLIHRNSPKDFSKGEERIPKSLPFFLQDNRENEQESLIKLENINISYGEKQVLRNIDWEVNSGEQWLLQGHNGSGKSTLLSLLNGDHPQAYANEIYLFGQKRGSGESIWDIKEKIGMISPELHWYFDMNANVGQTIASGFFDSMLLYQKLSFSQQQQLEQMLHFFDLKDDKNKKLNTLPLGKQRLALLARTLIKKPKLLILDEPCQGMDNKQTQYFNQVIDDLADQGQSLIYVGHFESQLPKKLSHKLVLENGTTRIKEMI; encoded by the coding sequence ATGTCAACCCCAATCATCCACATTTCAAACCTAAATTTCCAGTATGATAAACCCATACTGAACCATTTCAACTGGGAAATATCTTCTGGAGAATGCTGGATGTTAGGCGGATTAAGTGGAAGCGGGAAAACAACCTTAGCCAAAATCATTTCAGGAGAAATCAAAAATTTTGAAGGGAAAGTTGAGGTCAATTTTAATGAAAATTTAAACTTGAAGAGGAAAGTTCTGTACGTTTCCAATTGGTTTCAGTTCACTAATCTGGAAGGCGACCGCAATTTTTATTATCAACAGCGATATAATCAATTTGCTAAAAATGATACACTCACTGTTTTTGCAGAGCTTAATCATTTTGGAAAAGAAGAAAATCTTGATTTTGGAATTTTGAAATCCTATTTAGAACCGTTTGGATTTGAAAATTTTAAAAATCAGCAATTGATAGAATTGTCAAGCGGCGAACACAAAAAATTACAATTACTGAAAGCACTTTGGCTAAAACCTCAGATTCTGATTATCGACCAGCCTTACACAGGATTGGATACCAAATCGAGACACTTTTTGAATCATGCTTTTGATAATTTGAATCAGGAAAATGTCACATTGATTTTGATAAATAACGATGACGAATATCCTGAAAGTGTTCAGTATTTTGTAGAAATAGAAAACGGAAAATTAATTCACAGAAACTCTCCAAAAGACTTTTCCAAAGGAGAAGAAAGAATTCCAAAATCGCTTCCTTTTTTCCTTCAAGACAATCGGGAAAACGAACAGGAAAGTCTCATCAAACTGGAAAATATCAATATTTCTTATGGTGAAAAACAAGTACTGAGAAATATCGATTGGGAAGTCAATTCCGGTGAGCAATGGCTGTTGCAGGGTCACAATGGCTCGGGAAAATCAACATTGCTCAGTTTGTTGAATGGTGACCATCCTCAGGCTTATGCCAATGAGATTTATCTTTTCGGACAAAAGCGGGGAAGCGGCGAAAGTATTTGGGACATTAAAGAAAAAATCGGAATGATTTCGCCCGAATTGCATTGGTATTTCGATATGAATGCGAATGTCGGACAAACCATTGCTTCCGGTTTTTTTGATTCGATGTTGTTGTATCAGAAACTGAGTTTTAGTCAGCAACAACAATTGGAGCAGATGCTGCATTTCTTCGATTTGAAAGATGATAAAAATAAGAAGTTAAATACTTTACCGCTTGGGAAACAACGTTTGGCTTTACTCGCAAGAACATTGATTAAAAAACCAAAGCTTTTGATTCTGGATGAGCCTTGTCAGGGAATGGACAACAAACAGACGCAATATTTTAATCAGGTAATTGATGATTTGGCAGACCAGGGACAATCGTTGATTTACGTTGGGCATTTTGAATCTCAATTACCAAAAAAACTCAGTCACAAACTCGTTCTTGAAAACGGAACGACAAGAATTAAAGAAATGATTTAA